TAGGACGCCGGACGGACAACGCAATAACGGCCAACTCGCTCAGCCTTCGGCTGCTCGCTCCCTCCTCATTCTTACCCGTAACGCAGTAGTGTTAGGAGGCAGGAGGAAATAAGTTTTCTGAGAGCAATTGACCTCCCGAGCGAGCGTTCTGCTCGAATCGGCAAAGTTATTTCCTCCAGTCTCCTTAGTACTACAGCTGTACTTTGAGCCGTGGGTTCCTGCGTCGGTAATGGCAGAGCTTGGCGATGGCCTGATGACAGCGTCGCCAGCGGCTCCAGTGCAGCACGAAGTCGAGGGTCGGCCTTACCGCCCAGGCGATGCTGAGCAGCAAGCGCCTGAGTTCCTGGACCGAGAAGCGAATGAGTCCAGGCCCTGGCGCCGACGAAACCGAGACATCCGGCTCGGGCGGCGCCTCAGGCCCAGCGCTTTGGGGAGCAGAATCGCCTCCTGGGTGTTGGCGAGCACCCGCGCCGCAGCCAAGAACGCGTGTGCCACCAAACACAGCGTCACGTGGCGGTACCAGCCGATGTAACTGCGCACTTCGTAGTCGTCCAAGCCCACCTCGCCCTTGGCCGACTCGAAGCACTCCTCCACCGGCCAGCGGCTGCCAGCCGCCCGCACCATGGCCTCCAGCGAGGTGTTGGCTGGAGCGTGGACCCAGTAGTGCGCCACGTGCTCGGCATCCGTCAGGCTGCGGCGAAACAACAGCCAGCGGGCCAACGTGCCCGAGTGCGAGTTGACTCTCACGCGCACCCAATCGTACAGCCGAGGCCCCTTGCTCCCGGCTCCCGCCGACACGCACGTCCAGTCCTCCTGCTTCACCTGTGCCAGCACTTGGCCCGCCGTCACTTGCCTGAAGCCGCTCCAGACGTAGGTGTTGGAGGCGATTGCCAGCACGTAGCGCTGGTGACGCTGCTCCAGAAAACGTCTCAGGTCTCCATCTCTCCCGTACACCTCGTCGCCCACCACCCAGGACGGCCGGAGCCCGGCGTCGAAGGCGCGCTGAAGCATCTGCTGGGCCAGCTGCGGCTTGGTGTGGAAGGCAACCTCTTCGGGGATACCGGCCTTGAGCCGCCGGGGGCTGTCCTTCATCCACTCTTGGGACAGGTACAACTCCCTGTCCACCAGCGTGTGGCCCTGGGGCGTCACGTAAGCCATGAAGACTCCCACCTGGCTGTTCTCGATGCGCCCGGCCGTCCCCGTGTACTGGCGCGCCACTCCTGCGGACTTGTCCCCCTTCTTCAGAAATCCCGTCTCATCCACCGCCAGCACGCCTCCTTCGCCCAGGCTCTGGCGGGCGTAGGTGAGCACATCGTCCCTCACGGTGCTCTCGTCCCAGCTGGCTCTCAACAGCAGGTGCTGGAAGGCGTAGGGCGCTTCTTTGCCTGCCTCCTGGGACAGGCCCCACGTGTTCTTCCTTTCTGCTCGGGACAACAGCGCCTTCACGTAGCTGCTGGCGGCCTCGTGCGCCTCGCGCCGACGAAAGTGGGGCTCCATCCACTCGGTCAACCGCTCCAACTCGGCCGAGAGCTTCTCAAGGAGAACGACCTCTTCGAACTGGGTTGCTGCCTGAGCTGCCATGGGAAGACTCCGCACTACCTTCTCTGTTGGCTCAACAGAGGACTACCCATCAGGTCTTCCCATCTGCAACTGTAGTATTAGAGACTGTTTCGGTAGGGGTCATCCCTGGCAGGCTGCTACTCGGGCGAGGAACTGGCGAGGCCACCTACCGAAACTGGCTCTTAGTCGTCCGCTGGGTAGGCCCTGCATATTGTGGTCGGCCGCCTTGGCTCAACACCCTCTTAGCGTTAGGACCGCATCATGGAGACGCGGTACTTCGACTTGGTCGCTGAGCTCTCCGCTCCCGGGTACTGGGAGCTGGGAAAGACGCTTGATGAGCGTGGCCAGGAGGTCTGGCCCTGGCTCCTCATGCAAGGTGAGCCCGCCGCCTTCGAGGGGCGCCTCAAGCTTCGCATCCGATCCCCAGGGAAACCGCTCGACTTCTCCTTCGCGGCCTTTGATGTTCCCGTTGTCAGTGCCCGGGTCGCGTCCCTCTTGACCGCAGAGGCTCCGGGGGATGTGCAGCTTCTTCCGGTAGACATCGACTCGCAAGCCGAGCCGTACTTCCTCGTCAACGTCATCCGCGCCGTGAGGTGCATTGATGACCGTGCATCCGCTGAGGTGCAGCATTGGACCGAGGAGGACGGTGAGCCAGACAGAGTCGGTGAGTATCGGGCCGTTCACGGCATGCGCATCGACCCGGCGAAGGTGGGGGATGCCAAGGTGTTCCGTCCCTGGGGGTGGACGGTGGCCCTCATCGTGTCCGAGGACATCAAAGAGGCCCTGGAGCGCGCGGGGGTCACGGGGGTGAAGTTCACGGAGGTCACCGGCCCGAGCGCCATCAGCCCGGAGGAGCGCGAGCGGAACCGCAGGCTCCTCGAGCTGCGGGAGCAGACGGATGCCGCCCGCGAAGCCTTCTGGCGCACCTTGGGCAGGCTGGACGAGGAAGCCATCATCCCCATCGTCGTAGGCGGGGCGTGGCCCGCCCGGCGTCAGGTCTGGCGCATCATCCACCGCCCCGGTGGGCGCACCCTGCTGGTCACCGACGGGCTCTCGGACTTCTTCGTGGAGCGCGTGGAGCCGTCCGTGGGTTTCGGCCTGGAGTTGGCCTTGGAGACGGACGAGCCTTTCCTGGATGCCGAAAAGAGCTGGCCCCTGCTGCTCCTGGAACGGGTAGGGGACGAGGTCGCGGAGCACGAGCGGGTGCGCGAGAAAGTGAGGTCCGGCTTCATGTCCATGGAGGTCTCCGGCAAGGGCCTCCCCGAGCCTCTCATCACCCAGGAGGGGAGGGTGGGGGTGCTCTTGGGCATGGAGCCGGGCACGCTTCCCAGGGCCTTCTCCATGCCGGCCGGCGAGGTGCGGCTCGTCACCGTCAAGGTGCTGCTGCCCACGGAGCTGGCCTACCTCTTGGCGCACGGGAAGACGGGCCGGGACGCGCTGCTGCGGCGCTTCGGCCAGGAGGGGCATGAGCACCTGTCCCGTCTCTGGCGGAGCCCGGTGGTGTAGAGGCCCGTCACACTGGGACGCCGGGGGGCCGGTCCACGGCCCGCCCGGAGCCTGCTCAGACTACCGCCACTGATAGACGCGCACCCAGTCGACTTCCATGGACTGCGGCGTGTTGCGGATGAGGTCCACCGTGGACTGCGGCACGCCGGGGTACGGCGAGGTGGCGCCATTCACGCCCTGGGGATAAGAGCCGCCCACCGCCAGGTTGAGGATGATGTAGAAGGGCTTGTCATACACCCAGGCGCCGTACCGGTTGACCTCCGCCTTCGTCGTCGTCTTCACCAGCACGTCATCGATGTACCACTTCACGTCCGTGGGGGAGTACTCCGCGCGGTACACGTGGAAGTTGCTGACGGCGGAGTTCGGGTAGAAGCGGCTGTTGATGGGCGTGTTGCCCGAGTAGCCAGGGCCGTGCAGCGCGCCCGAGGTCCAGTCGCGGTAGCCAACGTTCTCCATGATGTCGAGCTCGCCGCAGTTCGGCCAGCCCACGGAGTTGATGTCGTGGCCGAGCATCCAGAAGGCAGGCCAGAGCCCCGGGCCCACGGGCAGCTTGATGCGCGCCTCGACGCGGGTGTGGCCGAACTGGCGCTTGCCCGCGCTCTCCAGGCGGCCCGAGGTGAAGGGATAGCCGTTGCTGGACTGGAGGCGCGCGGTGAGCTTCAGCGTGCCATTGCTCACCGACACGTTCTGGGACGACGTCGTGTACTGCTGCTGCTCGTTGTTGACGTGGATGTTGGTGACGTAGGACCAGTTGGACGTGTTGACGCTGGTGCCGTCGAACTCGTCACTCCAGATCTGCACCCAGCCGGCCCGGTTCGCGGCCTGCTCGGTGGTGGCCGCCTCGGTGGGCGCCTGGACTTCCTCAGGCCCACAGCCCGTGGTGGCCAGCAACGCGGTGCCCACGCCCATCGCCAGCAGGTGCTTGAAGCCACCCAGACGCTTCGGATTGGAAAGCTTGCTCATGTCGGAAACTCCCCTCGGCCTGGCCCGCCAGGGTGGCGTGCCGTCCATCAGAGGATTCGTCTTTTACATGAGTTCTCATAAAACAGCGAATGTTTGATTTGCAGGAGATGATGACGCAGCAAGCCACTGGTGCAACGCAAAGGGCCTGAAAACAATGCAAACGTTTGCAGTGCTTCCAGGCCCTCTCACCCAACTCTTTCAGGGATTGAACAATGCGGGCCACCACCGGGCGCGGCAGAAATACACCTCGTTGTATCCGCCCTCGTCCCCCTCGAGCCTCGAATCCCTGGCAAACGTTTCGATGGCCGTCCCATCGGGGCCCAGGCTCATGGAGCCGCACTGGCCCCACCGGTCGGGAGGCAGCGCCGGGAAGCGCGTCTTGCCGCAGGACTGGCCCGAGGCGGAGAGGACCTCCGCCTCATGCTGGCAGGCGAGGGGACGTCCCCACCGGAGATAGCCCTTGCCGCTGGGAAGCCGCACCAGCGGCCGCGCCGCATCGTTCGAGAGCCAGGCGGGGGCGGGGTGGGCCTGGGGGTCCATCGGCGCGTAGGCCGTCCACGTCATCGTGTCGCCGGAGGGGACGCCCAGGAACAGCCCCTGCTCCGCCTGAGGAACGAGCACGAAGGAGGACCCCCAGGCATTCAGGGGGCCTGGGGCCCGCGCGAGGAAGGGGGCACTCGGTTGGCCCGAGGCATCCACCCAGAGGCCCTGCGCCGAGCCCGTCAACACCAGGGTATGGCCCTGGGCGTCCACGCCCAGCGCCGCCACGGGCGCGCTCAAGGCCAGGGGGGTGCTCCACAGCGTCGCGCCCGTCGGGCCGTAGGCCTTGAGGGTCCCATCGTCGAAGAGGGCGCGCAGCCCTCCCCTGGGGTCTGCCGCCACCTTCACCAGGTTGCCCGGCTCGGGCGGGGAATGGGTGAACTGCCAGGTCTGGCTGTCCAGGTACGAGAGGTAGTACTGGGCCCGCGAGCTGAAGCTCAGGAAGCCACCGGGCTGGCCGTACGGCTCGAAGGTGTCCGTCAGGAAGTAGGTGCTCCAGCTCCCCCCAGGGCCCCAGCCCTGAATATCCACCGAGGTATACGAGTAAGGGGTCGTGGAGAGGATGACGGCGCCCGTGCCGTCCGAGGCGGCCGCGCCGCAGTTCAAGTACCGGGTGCCCTGCGTTTCCATCCACAGCCCTTCGGGGGCCTCCGGCAGGACCGGTGGGAGTTCGCCGCAGTCCGAGGCGGCCGGTGCGGGCAATGGCTCTGCGCCAGCGGCCGCAGAGGCCAGCCCGAGCCAGCTGATGAGGAATCCTGCCTGGAGGAACCACCGTCCGTTGCCTGCCGCCATGTCTCCACTCCGTTCCAATCGCAACCGGGACCCGGAGTGGAAATGGAGACGCGCCCCGTGGAGCGCCAGGGGCGGACGCTGTTCCGCGGGAAGAACGTCGGGTGTTGGAAGTGGGGGACGCGCCCAAGCCCAGAAACACGAAGGCCGGTAGCCCCGAGTTTCCCCAGGAACTACCGGCCTTTATGAGTGAGCGGCGGAAGGGATTCGAACCCTCGACCCCGAGCTTGGGAAGCTCGTGCTCTACCAACTGAGCTACCACCGCGGCTGAAGCGGGCCCAAAGTAGGGGCCCGGACCTGCCTTGTCAACGGGAAGTGTCGAGGGCGTGGAGGTCTCTCAGTCCCCCTCCTCGACGGACAGCTGGTACGAATCCTGGAAGTTGGATTCGCGGTTCTTCGTGTCGCGGACTTCCAGGATGTAGACCCCCGGCTCGGCGCTGTAGCGGATGCTCTCCGGCTGGTCCCCCTTGGCCCGGTCGGCCGTCTGCACGAGCGACAGCTTCCCGTCCTCGCCCATGCGGTGGAGGTACAGCCCCACGTCCACCTTGAGGATGCCCAGCAGCGTGGCCCGCAGGGAGGTGCGCACCGGCCGGTCCGACAGATCCAGCCGGTAGTAGTCCACGTCCTTGACCGGGTACACCGTGCCGCGCAGGGGCTTGCCGAACGTCAGCGCCGTGGCCCGGGCCGCCGTGTTGTTGGGCTCGCTCTCCTCGCTGCCGTTGTCGGGCACCGTGGTGACGGAGATGCGGTAGGGCACCTCCGGGTTCTCGAAGTCCTTCACCCACTTGCCGTCGATCTTCCGCGTGGCGCTCTCCACGCGGAAGTAGCACGCGCCCCGGCAGGAGACGTTGTTGAGGCGCTCGGGCTCCTTCACCGCGCCGTCATTGGCCCGCAGGGTGACGGTCTCCGGGGCGCCGTCCCCCGCGGGGGGCTCCACCGCCGAGAGCACCAGGTCCAACCGGTCCACCCCGGACAGCTCCACCTTGGCCAGCACGGGCTCGCTCGTGCGCAGCACGTAGTGGTCCACGTCGGTCTTCGGGGCGAGGAAGCCCTCCTTGAACCCCGCTGAAGTCAACGGCGTGGCCTTGTACAACTCGTCGTTGGGCTCCAGCTCCGCGTTGGCCCCCGCCTCCTCCAGCGACACGGAGAGGGTGTAGGCGCTCTCCGCGTTGTAGGCCCGCCGGGCCTCCTTGCCCGTGCCCATCCACCCGCTCTTCACCACCACGTAGATGACGCGGTCCGTGGCGCGCACGCCGATGTTGCGCAGCGAGAGCGCCTCGCCCTCCTTGCCGCGCAAGGTGAACAGCGGGGCCTCCGCGGCGGAGAGCACGGAGAGCTCCGGCCGGACGCCGTCCAGGGCGGACAGCTCGATCTTCAGGGCCACGCTGGGCGGCTCGGGCGGGAGCGCCGGGCCGGCATCCGCCTGGGCCACCGTGCCGGCGTCGCCGCCCAGCACCCCGGGCGGGACGAGGCCTTCGGTGGGCAGGGCCGTCTCCTCGGGCGGGGCCGCCAGGCCGTCGGTGGGGGGCACGTCGCCGGGAGGCGGGGCCGCGGGGGGCTCCGGGGGCGCGGCCTCGGTGGGGGAGGGGGGCACGGCCTCCGAGGGGGCCGGGGGCGCCTCGGTGGGAGGGGCCTCGGCTTCGGGGGAGGGCAGCTCGATGCGGTACCAGTCCTCGTCGCCCGAGTGGCCGATGTAGGCGGCCACGGCCTGGCCGAGCGTCAGCGGGGTGGCGTCCACGGCCCGGTCGTTGGGCTCGCGCTCCTCGCCGTCATTGGGCCGCCGGTAGCTCAGCGTCAGGGTGTAGGCCCCGCCGCTGCCCTTGCGCGCCGAGGACACGCGCACGAAGCGCTCGCCCTCGACGTAGAGGTTCGGAAGGCGCTCCGGCTTGCCGTCCCCCTCGCTGTTCACGCTGCCCAGCCGGTTGCGGTCCCGGTCGTAGACTTCCAGCACCCCGTCCACGCCCGGAATCCCGGACAGGGTGAGGTCCGCCGTGCGCG
This sequence is a window from Stigmatella aurantiaca. Protein-coding genes within it:
- a CDS encoding IS701 family transposase, whose protein sequence is MAAQAATQFEEVVLLEKLSAELERLTEWMEPHFRRREAHEAASSYVKALLSRAERKNTWGLSQEAGKEAPYAFQHLLLRASWDESTVRDDVLTYARQSLGEGGVLAVDETGFLKKGDKSAGVARQYTGTAGRIENSQVGVFMAYVTPQGHTLVDRELYLSQEWMKDSPRRLKAGIPEEVAFHTKPQLAQQMLQRAFDAGLRPSWVVGDEVYGRDGDLRRFLEQRHQRYVLAIASNTYVWSGFRQVTAGQVLAQVKQEDWTCVSAGAGSKGPRLYDWVRVRVNSHSGTLARWLLFRRSLTDAEHVAHYWVHAPANTSLEAMVRAAGSRWPVEECFESAKGEVGLDDYEVRSYIGWYRHVTLCLVAHAFLAAARVLANTQEAILLPKALGLRRRPSRMSRFRRRQGLDSFASRSRNSGACCSASPGR
- a CDS encoding imm11 family protein, with protein sequence METRYFDLVAELSAPGYWELGKTLDERGQEVWPWLLMQGEPAAFEGRLKLRIRSPGKPLDFSFAAFDVPVVSARVASLLTAEAPGDVQLLPVDIDSQAEPYFLVNVIRAVRCIDDRASAEVQHWTEEDGEPDRVGEYRAVHGMRIDPAKVGDAKVFRPWGWTVALIVSEDIKEALERAGVTGVKFTEVTGPSAISPEERERNRRLLELREQTDAAREAFWRTLGRLDEEAIIPIVVGGAWPARRQVWRIIHRPGGRTLLVTDGLSDFFVERVEPSVGFGLELALETDEPFLDAEKSWPLLLLERVGDEVAEHERVREKVRSGFMSMEVSGKGLPEPLITQEGRVGVLLGMEPGTLPRAFSMPAGEVRLVTVKVLLPTELAYLLAHGKTGRDALLRRFGQEGHEHLSRLWRSPVV
- a CDS encoding glycoside hydrolase family 16 protein; this translates as MSKLSNPKRLGGFKHLLAMGVGTALLATTGCGPEEVQAPTEAATTEQAANRAGWVQIWSDEFDGTSVNTSNWSYVTNIHVNNEQQQYTTSSQNVSVSNGTLKLTARLQSSNGYPFTSGRLESAGKRQFGHTRVEARIKLPVGPGLWPAFWMLGHDINSVGWPNCGELDIMENVGYRDWTSGALHGPGYSGNTPINSRFYPNSAVSNFHVYRAEYSPTDVKWYIDDVLVKTTTKAEVNRYGAWVYDKPFYIILNLAVGGSYPQGVNGATSPYPGVPQSTVDLIRNTPQSMEVDWVRVYQWR
- a CDS encoding ABC transporter substrate-binding protein, whose product is MRRLVWIAVCAALSGCPKGKEEVPDAGPPVDAGPDTLTEKEPNERPDQALALVRDAVVSGALSADPSKPDEDWYRLAPGAARTADLTLSGIPGVDGVLEVYDRDRNRLGSVNSEGDGKPERLPNLYVEGERFVRVSSARKGSGGAYTLTLSYRRPNDGEEREPNDRAVDATPLTLGQAVAAYIGHSGDEDWYRIELPSPEAEAPPTEAPPAPSEAVPPSPTEAAPPEPPAAPPPGDVPPTDGLAAPPEETALPTEGLVPPGVLGGDAGTVAQADAGPALPPEPPSVALKIELSALDGVRPELSVLSAAEAPLFTLRGKEGEALSLRNIGVRATDRVIYVVVKSGWMGTGKEARRAYNAESAYTLSVSLEEAGANAELEPNDELYKATPLTSAGFKEGFLAPKTDVDHYVLRTSEPVLAKVELSGVDRLDLVLSAVEPPAGDGAPETVTLRANDGAVKEPERLNNVSCRGACYFRVESATRKIDGKWVKDFENPEVPYRISVTTVPDNGSEESEPNNTAARATALTFGKPLRGTVYPVKDVDYYRLDLSDRPVRTSLRATLLGILKVDVGLYLHRMGEDGKLSLVQTADRAKGDQPESIRYSAEPGVYILEVRDTKNRESNFQDSYQLSVEEGD